One stretch of Niallia sp. XMNu-256 DNA includes these proteins:
- a CDS encoding DNA repair exonuclease, producing MKQISFIHGADLHLDSPMVGLSYLPKAIFERLKESTFTALTRLVDAAIENEVDFVILAGDLFDEQDRSVRAQTRLRKEMERLKGKGIAVYVIHGNHDHLNGEWVHLDMPQNVYIFPDRVVVKPHTTKNHTVAHLYGFSYPTRHLENNYLTQYTKKEGADFHIGILHGHYEGNSDHSRYASFTTKELIEKNFDYWALGHIHKRQIIHHSPIISYPGNIQGRNSKEVGEKGCFLVKMTEEETNIEFIRTADIIWDSVEVDCTPLKSFQELYILLRKTMEEKRLLDDGVLLTISLSNIRLDEKEWLPVKNGELLQALQDDEKDEDSFVWPIAIHTGHSMEWERSELEAESQFFKEMFQTVDDTETIGDSIKPLYDHPIAAKFLDPLSSREKKDMEQEALDLLVSLLKKGG from the coding sequence ATGAAGCAAATATCCTTTATCCATGGTGCAGATTTACATTTAGATAGCCCGATGGTAGGTCTATCTTATTTACCAAAAGCGATTTTTGAACGGTTGAAAGAAAGCACCTTTACAGCGCTAACCCGGTTAGTCGATGCTGCAATTGAAAACGAAGTTGATTTTGTCATTTTAGCCGGGGATTTATTTGATGAGCAAGATCGAAGTGTCCGAGCGCAAACAAGGCTGCGAAAAGAAATGGAAAGATTGAAGGGAAAGGGGATCGCTGTTTATGTTATCCATGGGAATCATGATCATCTAAATGGTGAATGGGTGCATTTAGATATGCCTCAAAATGTCTATATTTTTCCAGATCGGGTCGTAGTAAAACCCCATACAACAAAAAACCATACAGTCGCACATTTATATGGATTCAGTTATCCAACACGGCACTTAGAAAATAACTATTTAACACAGTATACAAAAAAAGAAGGAGCCGACTTTCATATTGGAATTCTTCACGGTCATTATGAGGGAAATAGCGATCACAGCCGTTACGCTTCTTTTACTACAAAGGAATTAATCGAAAAAAACTTTGATTATTGGGCGTTAGGACATATACATAAGCGACAAATCATTCACCATTCGCCAATAATTTCTTACCCGGGAAATATTCAAGGTCGAAATAGTAAAGAAGTTGGTGAAAAAGGCTGCTTTCTTGTCAAAATGACAGAAGAAGAAACAAATATAGAGTTTATTAGAACGGCTGATATTATTTGGGATTCGGTTGAAGTGGATTGCACTCCTTTAAAAAGCTTTCAAGAACTTTATATTCTGCTGCGAAAAACAATGGAGGAAAAACGTCTCCTAGACGATGGAGTATTATTAACCATATCACTATCAAACATTCGGTTGGATGAAAAAGAATGGCTGCCTGTCAAAAATGGTGAACTTCTCCAAGCCTTACAAGATGATGAAAAGGACGAAGATTCATTTGTTTGGCCGATTGCTATCCATACGGGCCACTCGATGGAATGGGAAAGAAGCGAGCTGGAAGCAGAATCTCAATTTTTTAAAGAAATGTTTCAAACCGTAGATGACACCGAAACAATTGGAGACAGTATTAAACCATTGTATGATCATCCGATTGCCGCAAAGTTTTTAGATC
- a CDS encoding ABC transporter permease → MNNFWIILIHTFTSKLKTKSFILTTVIMAVLMIGLTNLTNIIQFFNSDEGNKVAVIDESGDLYPSLEAGLKTINQELQVELYSGSQADAEAAVENEDYKGLLIINVDDEGLPIATYKSLSVADYVIQTDLQFALQGIKSQIAATQLQLSPDQLAKLSEPVPFEQVALKENAKTLEELSEARGLVYVLLFVIYFAVIMYANMIAMEVATEKSSRVMEILISSVSPVKQMFGKILGIALLSLTQLAFLLGVGYFFVKRNLEEMQGGFFEFLGFQNVPLSTVIYAIIFFILGYFLYATLAAFLGSLVSRIEDVNQMITPMTFLVIAGFMIAMFGLGQPDTTFMTISSYIPFFTPMLMFMRVGMLNLPVWEPILGIVILVVSIVILAIFGARVYKGGVLMYGKSNSFKDIKKALQLTKED, encoded by the coding sequence ATGAATAATTTTTGGATTATTTTAATACATACTTTCACTAGTAAATTGAAAACTAAATCTTTCATTTTAACAACGGTCATTATGGCTGTATTAATGATTGGATTAACAAACTTAACGAATATCATCCAATTTTTTAATAGTGATGAAGGAAATAAAGTGGCTGTTATTGATGAATCTGGCGACTTATATCCATCGTTAGAAGCAGGGTTAAAAACAATTAATCAGGAGCTTCAAGTTGAGTTATATTCAGGGTCACAAGCAGATGCAGAGGCCGCTGTTGAAAATGAAGATTATAAGGGATTGCTTATTATCAATGTTGATGATGAAGGTTTACCGATTGCTACCTATAAATCATTAAGTGTCGCTGATTATGTGATTCAGACAGATTTACAATTCGCCCTACAAGGGATAAAAAGTCAAATTGCTGCGACTCAACTTCAATTATCACCAGACCAACTAGCAAAACTATCGGAACCTGTCCCATTTGAACAAGTTGCCTTAAAGGAAAATGCCAAGACACTAGAGGAATTAAGTGAAGCTAGAGGTCTTGTGTATGTCCTGCTATTTGTCATTTATTTTGCTGTAATCATGTATGCAAATATGATTGCAATGGAAGTGGCAACTGAAAAATCCTCCCGTGTCATGGAGATTTTGATTTCCAGTGTTTCTCCAGTTAAGCAAATGTTTGGGAAAATCTTGGGAATTGCGCTATTGAGTTTAACACAACTAGCTTTTTTACTAGGGGTCGGGTACTTTTTTGTCAAACGGAATCTAGAGGAAATGCAAGGTGGATTTTTTGAATTCCTTGGTTTTCAAAATGTCCCTCTGTCCACTGTCATTTATGCAATTATTTTCTTTATCTTAGGGTATTTCCTATATGCGACACTAGCAGCATTTCTGGGCTCGCTTGTCAGTCGCATCGAAGATGTTAATCAAATGATTACCCCGATGACGTTCCTAGTGATTGCAGGGTTCATGATTGCGATGTTTGGACTTGGTCAACCAGATACAACATTTATGACCATTAGTTCATATATTCCATTTTTCACACCGATGCTGATGTTTATGCGTGTAGGAATGCTTAATCTTCCAGTATGGGAGCCGATTCTAGGGATTGTTATTTTAGTAGTATCAATTGTGATTCTTGCCATTTTTGGTGCTCGCGTGTACAAAGGCGGGGTATTGATGTATGGAAAATCAAACTCCTTCAAAGATATTAAAAAAGCCTTGCAGCTAACAAAAGAAGACTAG
- a CDS encoding ABC transporter ATP-binding protein, with protein sequence MVLDIKNVTKNFGKFTAVDDLSISIPEKEMFGFLGANGAGKTTTFRMILGLLNPSSGNITWDGDRIDYSTSRIIGYLPEERGLYPKLKVREQLVYLARLRGMNKNEAVKELEYWLTRFKVPEYMDKKVEELSKGNQQKIQFIAAVLHKPKLLILDEPFSGLDPVNVEQLKKAVLDLKESGTTIVFSSHRMEHVEEMCEHLCIMHKGKPVVHGALREIKRAFGKKNLVIHGDFDLEYLIQFPGVIRGKKTTEGVRLQIEKESIASDILKSIVHKGFISKFELEEPSLNDIFIEKVGASYE encoded by the coding sequence ATGGTTTTAGATATCAAAAATGTCACAAAGAATTTTGGGAAGTTTACGGCAGTTGACGATTTATCCATTTCCATTCCTGAAAAAGAGATGTTTGGCTTTTTAGGGGCCAATGGGGCAGGGAAAACAACCACATTTCGAATGATTTTAGGACTATTGAATCCAAGCAGTGGAAACATTACGTGGGATGGGGATAGGATTGATTATTCAACAAGCAGGATAATTGGATATCTGCCGGAAGAGAGAGGGTTATACCCAAAGCTAAAGGTACGCGAGCAACTCGTTTATTTAGCTCGATTAAGAGGGATGAATAAAAACGAGGCGGTTAAAGAGCTGGAATATTGGCTAACTCGATTTAAAGTACCTGAATACATGGATAAAAAAGTAGAGGAACTTTCAAAAGGAAATCAGCAAAAAATCCAGTTTATTGCGGCTGTTCTGCATAAACCGAAACTGTTAATTTTGGACGAGCCATTCAGTGGCTTAGACCCTGTCAATGTAGAACAATTAAAGAAAGCTGTATTGGATTTAAAAGAAAGTGGTACAACGATTGTTTTTTCAAGTCATCGGATGGAGCATGTAGAGGAAATGTGTGAGCATCTTTGCATTATGCATAAAGGAAAGCCTGTTGTTCATGGAGCGCTAAGAGAAATCAAGCGAGCTTTCGGAAAAAAGAATTTAGTCATTCATGGTGATTTCGATTTGGAATACTTAATTCAATTCCCAGGTGTCATTCGTGGCAAGAAAACAACTGAAGGGGTACGCCTTCAAATTGAAAAGGAATCCATTGCCTCAGATATTTTAAAGAGTATTGTTCATAAGGGGTTTATTTCCAAATTTGAATTGGAAGAGCCCTCATTAAATGACATCTTTATTGAAAAGGTAGGTGCCTCTTATGAATAA
- a CDS encoding enoyl-CoA hydratase-related protein produces MAKIVWDKPNILHGIKKVILKELIQKFKEISLSDDIQIVIVTGKEDAFFTEFQNSIFNEINDENDFYYTMELINELIITLYNMPKITIAGINGKASGLGLSLALATDHILVSESSQIVLNTLEQGIIPVGGAHFFLERRLGEDRARHLIWETRTLSAIDAKQLYLINEIASGNLQQAIDQKVEQWTLKPILAMIKTKKILGEKNRPHLLKMLELEKYALYRMMQTEETIKNVVRHERRIESLVIQGDKESYYKGLCQEPFLEFLLTFCKKRFYLNLYTFK; encoded by the coding sequence GTGGCAAAAATAGTGTGGGATAAACCAAACATTTTACATGGAATCAAAAAGGTTATACTTAAGGAATTGATTCAAAAGTTTAAGGAAATCAGTCTATCGGATGACATTCAAATCGTCATTGTGACTGGTAAAGAAGATGCTTTTTTTACCGAATTTCAAAACAGTATATTTAATGAGATAAATGATGAAAACGATTTCTATTATACAATGGAATTAATTAATGAATTGATTATTACCTTATATAATATGCCGAAAATTACAATCGCTGGAATTAATGGCAAAGCTTCTGGTCTAGGATTGAGTTTGGCGTTAGCAACAGATCACATTCTTGTTAGTGAATCAAGTCAAATCGTTTTAAATACGTTGGAACAGGGAATCATTCCTGTCGGTGGCGCTCATTTCTTTCTTGAAAGAAGATTAGGTGAGGATAGGGCTAGACACTTAATATGGGAAACAAGAACACTGTCCGCAATCGATGCTAAACAATTATACTTAATAAACGAAATTGCCTCAGGGAATTTGCAACAAGCAATCGATCAGAAAGTGGAGCAATGGACTCTTAAACCAATATTAGCGATGATTAAAACGAAAAAAATCCTCGGAGAAAAAAATCGCCCACACTTATTAAAAATGCTTGAACTGGAAAAGTATGCTCTCTATCGGATGATGCAAACCGAGGAGACTATCAAGAATGTTGTCAGGCACGAAAGGAGAATCGAAAGCCTAGTTATACAGGGAGATAAAGAATCATATTATAAGGGACTCTGCCAAGAGCCCTTTTTGGAGTTTTTATTAACTTTTTGTAAAAAACGATTTTATTTGAATCTTTATACGTTTAAATAA